Proteins from a single region of Lusitaniella coriacea LEGE 07157:
- a CDS encoding Orn/Lys/Arg family decarboxylase, with translation PSLALSPREAFFAPQETLPLQQTPGRISAELVCPYPPGIPVLMPGETISPNSLNTLQRILNLGGCITGCSDLTLKTLKVVR, from the coding sequence CCCCTCCCTCGCCCTTTCCCCTCGCGAAGCCTTCTTCGCCCCCCAAGAAACCCTTCCCCTCCAACAAACTCCCGGTAGAATTAGCGCCGAACTCGTGTGTCCCTATCCCCCAGGGATCCCCGTCCTAATGCCAGGAGAAACCATCTCTCCCAACTCCCTCAATACCTTGCAACGTATTCTCAACCTTGGGGGGTGCATCACTGGGTGTAGCGATCTCACCCTCAAAACCCTCAAAGTTGTTCGTTAG
- the cbiT gene encoding precorrin-6Y C5,15-methyltransferase subunit CbiT: protein MLWNYATPGIPDDLFERLPGIPLSKREVRLLILSALRLQKDSVLWDIGAGTGTIPIESGLLCPNAQIIAVERDDEVANLIRHNCNRFGVTNVKVLEGSAPKCLEDLKPKPHRVCIEGGRPIKSILEEVWQHLQPEGRVVATAGNLETLYAISESLSQLQARNIEVVQSAINRLETRGIHQTFAAVSPIFILSGEKL from the coding sequence ATGCTGTGGAACTACGCAACCCCAGGCATTCCCGACGATCTTTTTGAACGGTTGCCCGGTATTCCCTTAAGCAAGCGAGAAGTGCGCCTGCTGATTCTGTCTGCTTTACGCCTGCAAAAAGATTCTGTCCTTTGGGATATTGGCGCGGGAACGGGAACCATTCCCATCGAATCCGGTTTGCTGTGTCCCAATGCTCAAATTATCGCTGTCGAACGAGACGACGAAGTTGCCAATTTGATTCGCCATAACTGTAATCGTTTCGGAGTGACTAACGTTAAGGTTTTAGAAGGAAGCGCCCCTAAATGTTTGGAAGACCTCAAACCCAAACCCCACCGCGTTTGCATCGAAGGGGGACGACCCATTAAATCTATTTTGGAAGAAGTTTGGCAGCACTTGCAACCAGAAGGTCGCGTTGTCGCCACCGCAGGCAACCTCGAAACCCTGTATGCCATCTCAGAAAGCTTATCCCAATTGCAAGCACGCAATATCGAAGTCGTACAATCTGCGATCAACCGCTTAGAGACGCGCGGGATTCATCAAACTTTTGCCGCCGTTAGCCCCATTTTCATCCTTAGTGGGGAGAAACTTTGA